One window of Gemmatimonadaceae bacterium genomic DNA carries:
- a CDS encoding putative sulfate/molybdate transporter — translation MTANRVYRSFAHAFSRDRIRFDRNELAGAFGDIGTDLPLLVGMILAAGLHSASVLVMFGLMQYMTAISYGMPMPVQPLKAVAVIVITQKIAPGVLYGGGLAIGIAMLALTVTGGIDWLARVVPKAVVRGLQLGLGIQLSLLALRDYVQADGPRGYVLAIVAFALIIALFGNRRFPPALPVIALGIVYALVFKLSGTDFTAAAGLTLPRIQPVSTADMVTGFLVLALPQIPLSLGNSVLATRQVAEDLFPERRIRVKRLSLTYALMNLVNPFFGGVPTCHGSGGLVGHYTFGARTGGSIIIYGSIFLVLGLFFAHGFQQVVEVFPLPMLGVLLFFEGAALMLMVRDQAGDRNDLFIAVVVGLIANGVPYGYAVALVIGTLLSYLRRAPGNADSK, via the coding sequence TGGCGACATCGGCACCGATTTGCCTCTGCTGGTGGGGATGATTCTCGCGGCGGGTCTTCACAGCGCGAGCGTGCTCGTGATGTTCGGGCTGATGCAGTACATGACCGCGATATCGTACGGCATGCCGATGCCGGTGCAGCCACTCAAGGCCGTCGCGGTGATCGTGATCACACAGAAGATCGCGCCGGGCGTTCTGTACGGCGGCGGTCTGGCGATCGGCATCGCGATGCTCGCGCTCACCGTGACCGGCGGAATTGACTGGCTCGCGCGTGTGGTGCCGAAGGCGGTAGTGCGCGGACTTCAGCTCGGGCTCGGAATTCAGCTGTCGTTGCTGGCGCTCCGCGACTACGTGCAAGCGGACGGCCCTCGCGGATATGTCCTCGCTATCGTCGCATTCGCGCTCATCATCGCGCTCTTCGGCAATCGCCGCTTTCCGCCTGCGCTCCCGGTGATCGCGCTCGGCATCGTCTACGCGCTGGTATTCAAACTGAGCGGCACGGACTTCACGGCCGCAGCAGGGCTGACGCTGCCGCGCATCCAGCCGGTGAGCACGGCGGACATGGTAACCGGGTTCCTCGTGCTCGCGCTCCCGCAGATACCGCTCTCACTCGGGAATTCAGTTCTCGCCACGCGCCAGGTGGCGGAGGACCTGTTTCCGGAGCGACGGATACGCGTGAAGCGCCTCAGCCTGACCTATGCGCTGATGAATCTCGTGAATCCGTTTTTCGGGGGCGTGCCGACCTGCCATGGGTCGGGCGGGCTCGTCGGGCATTACACGTTCGGCGCGAGGACGGGCGGCTCGATCATCATCTACGGCTCCATTTTTCTCGTGCTCGGGTTGTTCTTCGCTCACGGATTCCAGCAGGTGGTGGAGGTATTTCCGCTACCGATGCTGGGCGTTCTGCTCTTCTTCGAGGGTGCGGCACTGATGTTGATGGTGCGGGATCAGGCCGGTGACCGGAACGATCTGTTCATCGCTGTGGTCGTCGGGCTTATCGCCAATGGCGTTCCCTACGGCTATGCCGTCGCTCTCGTGATCGGGACGCTCTTATCATACCTGAGACGCGCACCGGGCAACGCAGATTCGAAGTAG
- a CDS encoding SUF system NifU family Fe-S cluster assembly protein, translating to MPPSDRSAQIGALYQELILDHYRRPRNKGEIANPDASVVMKNPLCGDEITVHVRYDGDAIGDLSFSGRGCSISQASASMMTQLVKGKSVAEIEALSARFRSMVMGDAQAADDAALGSLRALSGVARFPARVKCALLAWNALETALAKRAE from the coding sequence ATGCCGCCGTCTGACCGCTCGGCGCAGATCGGCGCGCTTTACCAGGAGTTGATCCTCGATCACTACCGCCGTCCACGCAACAAGGGTGAGATCGCGAACCCGGATGCATCGGTGGTGATGAAGAATCCGCTCTGCGGCGACGAGATCACTGTTCACGTCCGCTACGACGGTGATGCGATCGGCGATCTCAGCTTCTCCGGGCGCGGCTGCTCCATCTCGCAGGCGTCGGCGTCCATGATGACACAGCTCGTGAAGGGAAAAAGCGTCGCCGAGATCGAGGCGCTGAGCGCGCGCTTCCGCAGCATGGTCATGGGCGACGCGCAGGCGGCGGACGATGCGGCGCTCGGGTCGCTGCGCGCATTGAGCGGAGTCGCCAGATTTCCTGCACGGGTAAAATGCGCGCTGCTCGCCTGGAACGCACTCGAGACGGCACTGGCGAAGCGCGCGGAATAG
- a CDS encoding SufS family cysteine desulfurase — MSRRADFPLLASNPDLHYLDSAATAQKPTVVLDAIRDFYETSYANPHRGAYALSVAATDCYDHARSRMATFLGLGDPDCLVFTRGTTEALNLVASSWGRQNVSRGDEIVVTALEHHSNFVPWQQLAIEKGAAFKVCELTPDGQLDLDCLAGLLSPKTKILAFNHVSNALGTINPVAEIVRMARERTSAIVVCDGAQAVPHMRVGFDELGVDFYAFSGHKMCGPMGIGGLIGRRDLLEAMPPYQMGGDMIEFVYDETTTWNVLPHKFEAGTPNAAGAVGLAAAADYLDAIGMDEVLKHERELVAEAYARLSAIDGVTIYGPVPSLRSGVISFTLSDVHPHDLATILDGDGVCIRAGHHCTQPLMRRLDVSSTARASFYIYNDRTDLDALIEGVMKAKEIFGHAAV, encoded by the coding sequence ATGAGCCGACGAGCCGATTTCCCGCTGCTCGCATCCAACCCGGATCTCCACTACCTGGATTCCGCAGCCACCGCACAGAAGCCCACTGTCGTCCTCGATGCGATTCGCGATTTCTACGAGACGAGCTACGCCAATCCTCACCGCGGCGCATACGCGCTCTCGGTCGCCGCCACCGATTGCTACGATCACGCCCGCAGCCGGATGGCGACGTTCCTCGGCCTTGGCGACCCTGACTGCCTCGTGTTCACACGCGGCACCACCGAGGCGCTCAACCTCGTCGCGTCGTCGTGGGGACGCCAGAATGTCTCGCGCGGCGACGAGATCGTCGTCACCGCACTCGAGCACCACTCCAACTTCGTCCCGTGGCAGCAGCTCGCCATCGAGAAGGGGGCGGCGTTCAAGGTCTGCGAGCTGACGCCGGACGGGCAGCTCGACCTCGACTGTCTCGCCGGCCTGCTGTCGCCGAAGACGAAGATCCTCGCGTTCAACCACGTGTCGAACGCGCTTGGCACCATCAATCCGGTCGCCGAGATCGTCCGGATGGCCCGGGAGCGGACATCGGCGATCGTCGTATGCGATGGAGCCCAGGCGGTTCCCCATATGCGCGTCGGATTCGACGAGCTGGGCGTGGACTTCTACGCCTTCAGCGGCCACAAGATGTGCGGGCCGATGGGTATCGGCGGTTTGATCGGCCGGCGCGACCTGCTCGAGGCGATGCCGCCGTACCAGATGGGCGGCGACATGATCGAGTTCGTCTACGACGAGACGACGACGTGGAATGTCCTGCCGCACAAGTTCGAGGCGGGGACGCCGAACGCCGCTGGCGCCGTTGGCCTCGCCGCCGCCGCCGATTATCTCGACGCGATCGGCATGGACGAGGTGCTGAAGCACGAGCGCGAGCTCGTAGCCGAAGCGTACGCGCGGCTCTCCGCCATCGACGGCGTGACGATATACGGACCCGTGCCATCGCTGCGGAGCGGGGTCATCAGCTTCACCCTCAGCGACGTGCATCCCCACGACCTCGCGACGATTCTCGATGGAGACGGCGTCTGCATACGCGCCGGCCACCACTGCACGCAGCCGCTCATGCGGCGTCTCGACGTGAGCTCGACAGCCCGTGCTTCGTTCTACATCTACAACGACCGCACCGACCTCGACGCGCTCATCGAAGGGGTCATGAAGGCAAAGGAGATCTTCGGACATGCCGCCGTCTGA
- the sufB gene encoding Fe-S cluster assembly protein SufB, translated as MSSAIESLVGREYQYGFVTDVEADTIGRGLSEDVVRLISSKKNEPAFMLEWRLKAYRRWLTMKEPHWGNLHYDPIDYQNIIYYSAPKSVKPLQSLDEVDPELLRAYDKLGISLTEQKKLAGVAVDAIFDSVSVGTTMKEELSRYGIIFGSFGDAVQNHPELIEKYLGTVVPHSDNFFAALNAAVFSDGSFCYVPKGVKCPMELSTYFRINSADTGQFERTLIIADEGASVSYLEGCTAPRRDTNQLHAAVVELIALDNASVKYSTVQNWYAGDTEGKGGIYNFVTKRGKCAGVNSKISWTQVETGSAITWKYPSVILQGDNSTGEFYSVAVVNNHQQADTGTKMIHIGKNTKSNIVSKGISAGHGNNSYRGQVKILPRATGARNYTQCDSMLIGNECGAHTFPYIEVQNNTATLEHEASTSKIGEDQIFYCKQRGLSAEHAVSMIVSGFCREVFQNLPMEFAVEAQQLLGITLEGSVG; from the coding sequence ATGAGCTCGGCAATCGAATCACTGGTCGGTCGGGAATATCAGTACGGCTTCGTCACCGACGTCGAGGCCGACACGATCGGTCGCGGACTGAGCGAGGATGTGGTCCGGCTTATCTCTTCAAAGAAGAACGAGCCGGCGTTCATGCTCGAGTGGCGTCTCAAGGCCTATCGCCGCTGGCTGACGATGAAAGAGCCCCACTGGGGCAACCTTCATTACGATCCGATAGACTACCAGAACATCATCTACTATTCGGCTCCGAAGAGCGTAAAGCCGCTCCAGAGCCTCGATGAGGTGGACCCCGAGCTCCTTCGCGCGTACGACAAGCTGGGGATCTCGCTGACCGAGCAGAAAAAGCTCGCCGGAGTCGCGGTGGACGCGATCTTCGACAGCGTCTCCGTCGGCACGACCATGAAGGAGGAGCTTTCCAGGTACGGGATCATCTTCGGCTCCTTCGGCGACGCGGTCCAGAATCATCCCGAGCTCATCGAGAAGTACCTCGGCACTGTAGTCCCGCACAGCGACAATTTCTTCGCCGCCCTGAACGCCGCGGTGTTCAGCGACGGCTCCTTCTGCTATGTGCCGAAGGGCGTGAAGTGCCCGATGGAGCTGTCCACCTACTTCCGCATCAACTCGGCGGACACGGGACAGTTCGAGCGGACGCTCATCATCGCCGACGAGGGCGCATCGGTCAGCTACCTGGAGGGCTGCACCGCGCCGCGCCGCGACACGAACCAGCTGCACGCGGCTGTCGTCGAGCTGATCGCGCTCGACAACGCGTCGGTCAAGTACTCGACGGTGCAGAACTGGTACGCCGGCGACACCGAGGGCAAGGGCGGCATCTACAACTTCGTGACCAAGCGCGGAAAGTGCGCCGGCGTCAACTCGAAGATCTCGTGGACGCAGGTCGAAACCGGCTCGGCGATCACGTGGAAGTATCCGAGCGTGATCCTGCAGGGCGACAACTCGACCGGCGAGTTCTACTCGGTGGCGGTGGTGAACAACCACCAGCAGGCGGACACGGGCACGAAAATGATCCACATCGGGAAGAACACGAAGAGCAACATCGTGTCGAAGGGCATCTCGGCGGGCCACGGCAACAACTCGTATCGCGGGCAGGTGAAAATCCTTCCACGCGCGACGGGCGCACGAAACTACACGCAGTGCGACTCGATGCTCATCGGCAACGAGTGCGGCGCGCACACGTTTCCGTACATCGAGGTGCAGAACAACACCGCGACGCTGGAGCACGAGGCATCCACCTCGAAGATCGGTGAGGACCAGATCTTCTACTGCAAGCAGCGCGGGCTGAGCGCCGAGCATGCGGTGTCAATGATCGTGAGCGGGTTCTGCAGAGAGGTGTTCCAGAACCTGCCGATGGAGTTCGCCGTCGAGGCGCAGCAGCTGCTTGGCATCACGCTCGAAGGATCCGTCGGATAG
- the sufC gene encoding Fe-S cluster assembly ATPase SufC — MLEIKNLHAAIGEKEILKGIDLTVNAGEIHAVMGPNGSGKSTLAQVLAGHPGYEVTEGEVLYDGRNLLEMDPEVRAQEGIFLAFQYPIEIPGVTNAYFLRSAYNEIRKAKGMTELDPLEFLDLMDEKTKLMDIDPAMMNRSVNTGFSGGEKKRNEILQMAVLEPRLAILDETDSGLDIDALKVVANGVNALRRPDNATIVVTHYQRLLNYIVPDFVHVLANGRIVMSGGKELAFELEEKGYDWIPGAAA, encoded by the coding sequence GTGCTTGAAATCAAGAACCTGCACGCCGCCATCGGCGAGAAGGAAATACTGAAGGGAATAGATCTCACTGTCAACGCGGGCGAGATCCACGCAGTGATGGGTCCCAATGGCTCTGGCAAGAGCACGCTGGCGCAGGTGCTTGCGGGACACCCCGGTTACGAGGTCACTGAAGGCGAAGTGCTGTACGACGGACGCAACCTGCTGGAGATGGACCCCGAGGTGCGCGCCCAGGAAGGGATCTTCCTCGCGTTCCAGTATCCGATCGAGATTCCCGGCGTCACCAACGCCTACTTCCTGCGCTCGGCGTACAACGAGATCCGCAAGGCGAAGGGGATGACTGAACTCGATCCGCTCGAGTTTCTCGATCTGATGGACGAAAAGACGAAGCTCATGGACATAGATCCGGCGATGATGAATCGCTCGGTCAACACGGGATTCTCCGGTGGTGAGAAAAAGCGGAACGAGATCCTGCAGATGGCGGTGCTCGAGCCGCGTCTGGCGATTCTCGACGAGACGGATTCCGGGCTCGACATTGACGCGCTCAAGGTCGTAGCGAATGGTGTGAATGCCCTTCGACGCCCTGACAATGCGACGATCGTCGTCACGCACTACCAGCGGCTGCTGAACTACATCGTTCCCGACTTCGTTCACGTTCTCGCGAACGGCCGGATCGTGATGTCGGGTGGCAAGGAACTGGCGTTCGAGCTCGAGGAGAAAGGATACGACTGGATTCCCGGTGCAGCCGCGTGA
- the sufD gene encoding Fe-S cluster assembly protein SufD, with protein sequence MSEAVMQAAPPCEPGWLRDFRRSAMAQFESKGFPTMKDEDWHFTSVAPIAERTFGVAHPGAPVSADVLKRFAHGQDWHTFVFVNGWLESSADSLPSGVTVGGLADAIENSAELVERHLGKLATAESGAFTALNAARATDGAVIRIAADAVVDKPIHLLFISDSGAEGAAVHTRNLVFAERHSQCTLIESYVSVGGDSYFTNAVTEVYVADGARLGHYKLQTESRNAFHVGTVQVHQSRDSRYESFSFATGAKLSRTNVYTTLAGDAAEAVLNGLYMVDGSQHVDHQTRIEHVAPNCPSHELYKGILDGNSHGVFNGKVYVHPEAQKTDGKQTNNNLLLSDAARIDTKPQLEIFADDVKCTHGATVGRLDDTALFYMRSRGIEPAQAKRLLTYAFAADVLEKIELEPLRESLEAQVLERFTG encoded by the coding sequence GTGAGTGAAGCGGTGATGCAGGCGGCGCCGCCTTGCGAGCCCGGGTGGCTGCGCGACTTTCGGCGTTCCGCGATGGCCCAGTTCGAGTCGAAGGGATTCCCGACGATGAAGGACGAGGACTGGCATTTCACCAGCGTCGCTCCGATTGCGGAGAGAACGTTCGGCGTCGCGCACCCGGGAGCCCCGGTTTCCGCGGACGTCCTGAAGCGGTTTGCGCATGGGCAAGACTGGCACACGTTCGTCTTCGTGAACGGCTGGCTGGAAAGCAGCGCGGACAGCCTGCCTTCGGGAGTGACCGTCGGCGGTCTCGCCGACGCAATCGAGAACAGCGCCGAGCTCGTCGAGCGTCATCTTGGTAAGCTTGCGACAGCGGAATCGGGTGCGTTCACCGCGCTCAACGCAGCGCGGGCGACCGATGGCGCGGTGATCCGCATTGCCGCCGACGCGGTCGTGGACAAGCCGATCCACCTGCTGTTCATCTCCGATTCCGGCGCCGAGGGCGCGGCGGTGCACACCCGCAATCTCGTTTTTGCGGAGCGACATTCGCAGTGCACGCTCATCGAGAGCTACGTGAGCGTCGGCGGGGACAGCTACTTCACCAACGCGGTGACCGAGGTCTACGTCGCCGACGGGGCGCGGCTCGGCCACTACAAGCTGCAGACCGAGAGCCGCAACGCGTTCCACGTCGGGACGGTGCAGGTGCATCAGTCACGCGACAGCCGCTACGAGTCGTTCTCGTTCGCGACCGGCGCGAAGTTGTCGCGCACAAACGTGTACACCACTCTTGCCGGAGACGCGGCAGAGGCGGTGCTCAACGGGCTGTACATGGTGGACGGCTCGCAGCACGTGGATCACCAGACGCGCATCGAGCACGTCGCGCCGAACTGCCCGAGCCACGAGCTCTACAAGGGCATTCTCGACGGCAACTCGCACGGTGTGTTCAACGGGAAGGTGTACGTACATCCCGAGGCGCAGAAAACCGACGGAAAGCAGACCAACAACAACCTGCTGCTGTCGGATGCAGCGCGGATTGATACCAAGCCGCAGCTCGAGATATTCGCCGATGACGTGAAGTGCACGCACGGCGCTACGGTGGGGCGCCTGGATGACACGGCGCTGTTCTACATGCGGAGCCGCGGGATCGAGCCGGCGCAGGCGAAACGGCTGCTTACCTACGCGTTCGCTGCTGATGTTCTGGAGAAGATCGAGCTGGAGCCGCTCAGGGAATCACTCGAGGCGCAGGTCCTCGAGCGATTCACTGGCTGA